A genomic window from Labrus bergylta chromosome 7, fLabBer1.1, whole genome shotgun sequence includes:
- the LOC110003797 gene encoding troponin I, slow skeletal muscle, giving the protein MNTENEFLAVFLISILQILHVCFFSFQKPKPKISASRRLFLKTKLLKKAMTMLEKDKQFKKDERERILSERLPGLQMSGLSQQELQNLCKELHQKIDVVDEDRYDINAKVTINDKEIRDLSQKIFELKGKMKRPNLRRVRVSADAMLGALLGSKVKESVDFKANLKTVKKEEEKKEEVTDWRKNVESMSGMEGRKKLFNAGQ; this is encoded by the exons ATGAACACTGAAAATGAATTTCTTGCTGTATTTTTAATAAGCATATTACAAATTCTACATGTGTGCTTCTTCTCCTTCCAGAAACCGAAGCCTAAAATCTCTGCATCTCGCAGACTGTTCTTAAAG ACCAAACTGCTAAAGAAGGCCATGACCATGCTGGAGAAGGAcaagcaatttaaaaaagatgaacgAGAGAGGATTCTCTCTGAGAGACTCCCAGGACTCCAAATGTCAGGCCTGTCCCAGCAGGAACTACAG AATCTTTGCAAAGAGCTTCACCAGAAAATTGATGTGGTTGATGAAGACCGATATGACATTAATGCTAAAGTGACGATAAATGATAAGGAG ATACGGGACTTGTCTCAGAAGATCTTTGAGTTGAAGGGCAAAATGAAGAGACCAAACCTGAGAAGGGTGAGGGTGTCTGCTGACGCCATGCTGGGAGCTCTGCTGGGCAGTAAGGTCAAAGAGTCTGTGGACTTCAAGGCCAACCTCAAGACtgtgaagaaggaggaggagaag aaagaggaagtgacTGACTGGCGTAAGAACGTGGAGTCCATGTCCGGTATGGAGGGCAGAAAGAAGCTGTTTAATGCTGGCCAATAG
- the bpgm gene encoding bisphosphoglycerate mutase — translation MSKYKLFLLRHGEGNWNKENRFCSWVDQKLSEDGVKEAQDCGRLLKEQGYKFDLVFTSILSRSIQTAWLVLEAMGQEWVPVVKSWRLNERHYGSLIGLNRAEMALQHGEEKVKRWRRSYDITPPPIDESHPYFLEIYNDRRYSTCDVAKENLPRAESLKEVLDRLLPYWGSTVVPEIRKGRTVLISAHGNSCRALLKHLEGISDADIASVTLPTGIPVLLELDENLKPVKPRQLLGDQAKIQAAIKKVEDQGKAKPST, via the exons ATGTCCAAGTACAAACTGTTTCTGCTGAGGCATGGGGAGGGGAACTGGAACAAGGAGAACCGTTTCTGTAGCTGGGTTGACCAGAAGCTGAGCGAGGATGGGGTAAAGGAGGCCCAGGACTGTGGAAGACTCCTGAAGGAGCAGGGCTACAAGTTTGATTTAGTATTCACCTCCATACTCAGCCGTTCCATCCAGACAGCATGGCTGGTTCTGGAGGCCATGGGTCAGGAGTGGGTCCCTGTTGTGAAGTCTTGGAGACTGAACGAGCGCCATTATGGTTCTCTGATTGGCCTGAACCGGGCGGAGATGGCTCTACAGCATGGAGAGGAAAAGGTAAAGCGGTGGAGACGGAGTTATGACATCACGCCACCTCCAATTGATGAATCCCACCCTTACTTCCTGGAAATCTACAATGACCGTAGATACAGCACATGTGACGTAGCCAAGGAGAACCTACCCCGGGCAGAGAGCCTGAAGGAGGTGCTGGACCGGCTGCTTCCATACTGGGGCAGCACTGTGGTGCCAGAGATAAGGAAAGGCAGGACTGTGCTCATTTCTGCGCATGGAAACAGCTGCAGGGCTCTGCTGAAACACCTGGAAG GTATATCAGATGCGGATATCGCCAGTGTGACTTTACCTACAGGGATACCTGTTCTGCTTGAACTGGATGAAAACCTGAAACCTGTGAAACCTCGGCAGCTCTTGGGAGACCAGGCAAAGATTCAGGCGGCAATTAAAAAGGTGGAGGACCAGGGAAAAGCCAAACCATCAACCTGA